In Pseudophryne corroboree isolate aPseCor3 chromosome 3, aPseCor3.hap2, whole genome shotgun sequence, a genomic segment contains:
- the LOC135054545 gene encoding gastrula zinc finger protein XlCGF57.1-like — translation MMENHWPLTSLDGPSNRDTPERCPRPIYSQDCTEENHRTPQEDQGEQLTDLKINDIDREEETYVTDMKAEDTEGEEDTYVTDMKAEDTGGEEETYVTDMKAEDIEGEEETCVTDMKAEDTEGEEETYVTDVKAEDIEGEEETYVTDMKTADTEGEEETYVRGDQQCKEEEIPTDISTADGGTSRNALEGDLILSADTKTEDNITQDSPGDNPVMLNINPVPLSAEISSDPSNREGCSPDTSDFVTHSAAHTPDNIFPCSGCGKCFTQKLHLVTHQRSHTGEKLFTCSECGKCFTQKSHLVTHQRSHTGERPFPCYECGKCFTQKSHLVTHQRSHTDERLFPCSDCGKYFTQKSDLVRHQRNHTGEKPFPCSDCGKCFTRKSHLVTHQRSHTGERPFPCSDCGKCFTHQSHLVKHQRSHKGERPFPCSECGKYFTLKSDLVRHQRSHTGEKPFSCSECGRCFTQKSYLIRHQRNHTGERPYPCSECGKYFTQKSHLVTHQKSHTGEKPFSCSECGKCFTQKSHLVTHQRSHTGEKPFRCSECGNCFTNKSDLVKHQRSHTGEKPFPCFECEKCFTRKSHLVTHQISHRRNITMS, via the exons GGGGAACAGCTGACTGATTTGAAGATAAATGATATagacagagaagaagagacgtatgtgactgatatgaaggcagaagatacagagggagaagaagatacgtatgtgactgatatgaaggcagaagatacaggaggagaagaagagacgtatgtgactgatatgaaggcagaagatatagagggagaagaagagacgtgtgtgactgatatgaaggcagaagatacagagggagaagaagagacgtatgtgactgatgtgaaggcagaagatatagagggagaagaagagacgtatgtgactgatatgaagacagcagatacagagggagaagaagagacgtatgtgaggggtgatcagcagtgtaaggaggaggaaatccctacagatatcagcacag CAGATGGAGGCACAAGCAGGAATGCCTTGGAGGGAGATCTTATCTTGTCTGCAGATACTAAAACCGAAGATAACAtcacacaggattctccaggagacaaCCCCGTTATGCTAAATATAAATCCAGTACCTCTCAGCGCAGAGATATCATCTGATCCCTCTAATCGCGAGGGCTGTTCTCCTGATACCTCAGATTTTGTTACACATAGTGCAGCTCATACACCTGATAATATATTTCCCTGTTCTGggtgtgggaaatgctttacacagaaattacatcttgttacacatcagagaagtcacactggtgagaaactatttacatgttctgagtgtggaaaatgttttacacagaaatcacatcttgttacacatcagagaagtcacacaggtgagaggccatttccatgctatgagtgtggaaaatgttttacacagaaatcacatcttgttacacatcagagaagccaCACAGATGAGAGGCTATTTCCTTGCTCTgattgtgggaaatattttacacagaaatcagatcttgttagacatcagagaaatcacactggtgagaagccatttccatgctctgattgtgggaaatgttttacacgcaaatcacatcttgttacacatcagagaagtcacacaggtgagaggccatttccatgctctgattgtgggaaatgttttacacaccaatcacatcttgttaaacatcagagaagtcacaaaggtgagaggccatttccgtgttctgagtgtgggaaatattttacactgaaatcagatcttgttagacatcagagaagtcacacaggtgagaaaccattttcatgctctgagtgtggaagatgttttacacagaaatcatatcttattagacatcagagaaatcacacaggtgagagaccatatccatgctctgagtgtgggaaatattttacacaaaaatcacatcttgttacacatcagaaaagtcacacaggtgagaaaccattttcatgctctgagtgtgggaaatgttttacacaaaagtcacatcttgttacacatcaaagaagtcacacaggggagaaaccatttcgatgctctgagtgtggaaattgttttacaaataaatcagatcttgttaaacatcagagaagtcacacaggtgagaagccatttccatgttttgagtgtgaaaaatgttttacacgtaaatcacatcttgttacgcaTCAGATTTCACACAGGAGAAACATTACTATGAGTTGA